From the genome of Symphalangus syndactylus isolate Jambi chromosome 5, NHGRI_mSymSyn1-v2.1_pri, whole genome shotgun sequence, one region includes:
- the SRP14 gene encoding signal recognition particle 14 kDa protein, with protein sequence MVLLESEQFLTELTRLFQKCRTSGSVYITLKKYDGRTKPIPKKGTVEGFEPADNKCLLRATDGKKKISTVVSSKEVNKFQMAYSNLLRANMDGLKKRDKKNKTKKTKAAAAAAAAPAAAATTAATTAATAATAAQ encoded by the exons ATGGTGTTGTTGGAGAGCGAGCAG TTCCTGACGGAGCTGACCAGACTTTTCCAGAAGTGCCGGACGTCGGGCAGCGTCTATATCACCTTGAAGAAGT atgACGGTCGAACCAAACCCATTCCAAAGAAAGGTACTGTGGAGGGCTTTGAGCCCGCAGACAACAAGTGTCTGTTAAGAGCTACCGATGGGAAGAAGAAGATCAGCACTGTG gtGAGCTCCAAGGAAGTGAATAAGTTTCAGATG GCTTATTCAAACCTCCTGAGAGCTAACATGGATGGGCTGaagaagagagacaaaaagaacaaaactaagaagaccaaagcagcagcagcagcagcagcagcacctgccgcagcagcaacaacagcagcaacaacagcagcaacagcagcaacagcagcacaGTAA